A genomic window from Triticum urartu cultivar G1812 chromosome 7, Tu2.1, whole genome shotgun sequence includes:
- the LOC125518231 gene encoding wall-associated receptor kinase 4-like codes for MSITPWHYHSQTQLLLPLLLIALAAATRLVVLGAAAEKQGQPITLPGCPDKCGDISLPFPFGLAAMPGCFLEGFEVSCNDSFDPPRAFLAYPGLSQGVTRYSYIYSGAANITGRVRDMNITDAVAPFELIGVSSAKGEVQVYGAVASVCSTNADNFVKTRQATYLVDTLSINGEGPSPFLLSMTRNVLVGIGWDVDAMVSSSIGGKVGNSYFLTCESDLRGNLHDATNSSCSRRGCCQASFPEAAPLDRFSVNVDGPYNNTLWETNPCSYAMVVESSWYNFSTPDLYGDELQRKILPRGVPYVLDFAIRSGSCPPEGQPSPVCASADSYCANATRGPGFVCKCLPHYEGNPYITGGCKDIDECEHPDLYPCSGTCINKPGGYDCPCQRGEKGDGKTGTCADKFPLLLTVVVGAIGGISFISIVTLVILLRKEKIKMREFYEKNGGPTLQKAKIIKLFKKEELKPILKSRNFIGKGGFGEVYKGRLLDIGLVAVKKPISGSVLENNQFANEVIIQSQVIHKNIVRLIGCCLEVDIPMLVYEFLSRGSLDDILHNNNVAPLDLDVRLRIAAEAADALAYMHSKAHTRILHGDVKPANILLDDDFMPKISDFGISRLIVRDRQHTNTVIGDRSYMDPEYLRSGLLTEKSDVYSFGVVILELISRQQATHSDGSGLVDNFLAAHKENRVAALFDNAFTRPRDLELLGNLAGIAIQCLEDDVNQRPSMVEVAERILAIYQSHITLI; via the exons ATGAGCATTACGCCGTGGCACTACCATTCCCAGACCCAGCTGCTGTTGCCTCTTCTCCTGATCGCCCTTGCGGCGGCCACCCGGTTGGTGGTCCTAGGAGCCGCTGCTGAAAAGCAGGGGCAGCCAATCACACTTCCGGGTTGCCCAGACAAGTGCGGCGACATTAGCCTCCCGTTCCCGTTCGGCCTCGCCGCCATGCCCGGCTGCTTCCTTGAGGGCTTCGAGGTCTCCTGCAACGACTCCTTCGACCCCCCTCGAGCCTTCCTTGCTTACCCAGGTTTATCCCAGGGTGTGACCCGCTACTCCTACATCTACTCGGGGGCGGCGAACATCACTGGCCGGGTGCGGGACATGAATATCACGGACGCGGTGGCGCCGTTCGAGCTCATTGGCGTATCATCCGCCAAGGGCGAGGTGCAGGTGTACGGCGCTGTAGCATCCGTCTGCAGCACAAATGCTGACAACTTTGTCAAAACTAGACAGGCTACATATTTGGTAGACACGCTCAGCATCAACGGGGAGGGGCCGTCGCCGTTCCTCCTGTCGATGACGCGCAATGTTCTCGTCGGCATCGGCTGGGACGTCGATGCTATGGTCTCCAGCAGCATCGGGGGGAAGGTCGGAAACAGCTACTTCCTCACCTGCGAGTCAGACCTCAGGGGCAACCTGCACGACGCCACCAACAGCTCCTGCTCCCGGCGGGGCTGCTGCCAGGCCTCCTTCCCGGAAGCGGCTCCCCTCGACAGGTTCTCTGTCAACGTGGATGGGCCCTATAACAACACCCTGTGGGAGACCAACCCGTGCTCCTATGCCATGGTGGTAGAGAGTTCGTGGTACAACTTCTCTACGCCGGACTTGTACGGCGACGAGTTGCAGCGCAAGATACTGCCAAGGGGCGTGCCGTACGTGCTGGATTTCGCCATCCGGAGCGGATCATGTCCACCCGAAGGGCAGCCGTCTCCCGTGTGCGCCAGCGCCGACAGCTATTGTGCCAACGCAACCAGGGGGCCTGGCTTTGTCTGCAAATGCTTGCCCCACTATGAGGGTAACCCTTACATCACCGGTGGATGCAAAG ACATCGATGAGTGCGAGCACCCTGATTTGTATCCTTGTTCTGGGACATGCATAAACAAGCCAGGAGGCTATGATTGCCCATGCCAAAGAGGGGAGAAAGGGGACGGGAAAACAGGAACTTGTGCAGACAAATTCCCCCTACTACTAACAGTGGTTGTTG GTGCAATAGGGGGGATTTCTTTCATTTCAATTGTgacacttgttattcttcttcgcaaagagaaaataaagatgAGAGAATTCTATGAAAAGAATGGCGGGCCTACCTTACAGAAGGCAAAAATCATAAAACTTTTCAAGAAGGAGGAACTCAAACCAATTCTAAAGAGTAGAAATTTTATTGGAAAAGGTGGCTTTGGTGAAGTTTACAAGGGTAGGCTGCTTGATATTGGGCTAGTTGCAGTGAAGAAGCCAATTAGTGGTAGTGTGTTGGAAAACAATCAATTTGCTAATGAAGTCATCATCCAATCTCAAGTAATCCACAAGAACATAGTCAGGCTCATCGGTTGTTGCCTAGAAGTTGATATCCCAATGCTAGTATATGAGTTTCTTTCCAGAGGTAGTCTCGATGACATTCTTCATAATAACAATGTTGCACCTCTTGACTTGGATGTGCGTTTACGCATTGCTGCTGAGGCAGCAGATGCTCTAGCTTATATGCACTCAAAAGCCCATACTAGAATCTTACATGGTGATGTCAAACCAGCAAATATACTCTTGGATGATGACTTTATGCCAAAGATTTCAGATTTTGGCATATCGAGGTTGATTGTGAGAGATAGACAACACACAAATACAGTCATTGGTGACAGGAGTTATATGGATCCGGAGTACCTACGGTCGGGCCTACTGACTGAAAAAAGTGATGTCTACAGTTTTGGAGTTGTGATACTGGAACTTATTAGTAGGCAACAGGCTACACATTCAGATGGTAGTGGATTAGTAGACAATTTCCTTGCAGCCCACAAAGAAAATAGAGTTGCTGCGTTGTTTGATAACGCATTTACAAGGCCGAGAGATTTGGAGCTTCTTGGCAATCTTGCAGGGATCGCTATACAATGTCTTGAAGATGATGTGAATCAAAGGCCATCAATGGTAGAGGTAGCTGAGCGCATTCTTGCAATTTATCAATCTCATATCACGTTAATTTAG